ATTAAACGAtctaaacaaattaaaacactCAACAATATTGTGATAAAACACTTATAttaatcaattttattaaaaaaaaaaggtgcaAAATTTAAAGCAAACACTAAAAAgtaaacggagggagtattgaCTATACCAGTGAAGCAATTTAAAATCCTTGATTTCATAAGTTTTGTTTGATAAGCTGGATGgggtaataattttttataaaataaaatgttgaattattttattcatgtttaaTCGATgagataaataataaaatgatgaGATTAGCCATAAAAGGTGGATAGTTAATTTCATGGAAATATCCAACTCATGATATCCATTGTTACTTTTTATACTTGAAGATTaactatataaattataaaatgatgAGATTAGTCATTCTTTATAAACACGAGAAAACCATTTTTCTGACATTTTAGttactaattttatttttatcttttggcTGTTGTACttcatttaatattttcatagtTCACTAACAAATGaagcatttttttttcttaatcaatCACAATGAAGCATATTCTGTGCACATATCTTTGAGCATGCTATCCGTAGCGGACCAAGTTCTCATCTTTACACTAAAGGGGGAAAAAGCTCATCATCTTTCTGATATCCAGAAcatttttttaggaaaaaaaggCATAAATATCCCCTTAAGTTGTATCGATAGTTAaagtgtgtaactgacttttcgatACAACTTCAAGCGGATATTTATGTCTTTGCTACAGAAATGGTTGAAGAAAATGCTATCTCCTTGAACTTTCAGCAACTCTGCACAATCTGCACAATTTACTGGTGTACAAGTTTTCTAAGGGTCTTGTGCTCTCTGCAAAAGATTATCGAGGGTCTCGGTACCAGGGGGGACAGGGAGCATAATTTCATTTCCAACGAGGAATCCCCCTTCTTTTTTTATGCCTCATACAACTAACGCAAGTTATACTTTTTTGTTTCACAAGTTAGTGAACCCAATTCTTTACACTTTTTGGTACAAACTTTGAGTCCACCAACTtgtgaaacaaaaataaaacctCACACAACTTGTATCAATTGTGTGACACACAAAGCAAAAAAATTCTGATATCTAACCTTGTGTTGGTCCTTGGTTTACTGGCCCTGCCAGACAGCATAAAAACTTTTAAGTGCATTATTATATAGATCAGCTGCAAATAAATACACCTGGAAGTTACAGTATTCGAACAACATCATCTCCAAATTCTCGCATGTGGAAAATGTATGATTTTCTGGAAAATAGAGTTCTTGTACAGAATCCTACATGTACAAAACTTCTCAGATGCAGATTGACATCCCCAGCCACAGCCCAGCGGCCTCATTAGCTGCAATCCTCTTCAATTGTAACAACCTCAACCTTCGCAATACTATAGAAATAGATAAAGACAACTCTCTAGTCCACATCTTAAACTATCCAAATATTAAGGGAAAAGTATTAATCAAATCCAAAAAAAGGGCAGCTCGGTAAACATGAGGGGAAGGGCAGCATCCCAAGGGAGTGTAATGTAGTCAGGCAATCCTGGCACAAGCAATTTAACAGCTCGAACCAAATCAAAATACTAAAAACAGTTTTAATGATCTCCATAAGCTAACCACGATAACAATGTGAACAACTTTTGGATGTTTTGATTTTTGACAACTCGGAGTGAAAGACAAAGCCTTTAGGTGTTGGCTAACAAAGAGACTCAGTCGGTTGGTCATAGATCTTCTTTATCCAGTCCAGAACATCTACACAATCCTCACGCCCAATGAAATGCCTTCACATACAGAGATTTCATGTCAGGAGAAAATGAGTGGAGATTTTTGTTTCTATATTTCAAGTTCATACCTATTTCTTGTACGATAGGCCTTCAATTCTGCAACTTGACGGGGGTTTCTTATATCTTTCCGCATACGAAGTGACTCAGGCATCTGGAGAGGGCCATCCTGACTGTTATATGAATCGCATATGAAGCTAAGCACCTTTTCCTGTAAATGGCATTTTCAGATGTCAACCGGAGAAATGGAGAATATTGAGGAGCATTGTGGCTCATGCTACTGAGAGATGAGGCCTAACAAAAGGTAAGATTATTCAATTTTTCTTAGGAGAAAAAACACGACTGCCTCTGCACGTGAAGGCGAAAGATAACAAAGACGTTTTCCTTGAAAAGAGAAAACTGAAAATCATCAcatgccaactccaaatcaaaGAATCCCTACTATGCTTACCAATTAATTGTCACTTGCCTATATTTGCCCTCAAGGCATGCTTTTGGAAAAAGAAATAGTCTCAAGGCAAGAATAAGCGTCTAAAATCAAAGGAAGTCATCGTGAAACTGATAATAGCTCTATGAACAACAGaacaaaaaatattgaaagagAATCTTCCCATGCTATGGTAATTATTGCTTTGAAAAGGATCCACTATTGTTCTGAACCTTGCAGAATCAGCCTTTCATATTCACAGACTGACACAACACAGAACATATCAACCATGGCATACCCAAAGAGATAATGAAAATATCCACATACATATAATGCATGCATGACTTTATGCATATCATAGTGTCAATAAAAGGAATCATGAACAACTGTTATAAACCAGGAGAAAACTCAGCTACTGCATCCAGAATGAAGAGAAATGTCCAACTTGATAAACGTTCTATTTAACAAAGAGAAAGGCGCAACAATTTCTTATAGAACAGAAATGGCATACCAAAGGTTTAGAAGCATCTATCCACTCATAAATCTGTTCATTGCGAAACCATGTCATCTGCCTTTTTGCAAAATTTCTGCACAAGAATATAAGAATCAGTCAAACAGCTTATAACTTACAAGCAATAACATTATAGACAACAACAACGTACCcagtgtaatctcacaagtggggtttggggagggtagagtgtacgagaccttacccctacctcataGAGATAGAGATGTTATTTCCAATAGACCCGGcttaagaaaaacattttcaGCAGTTTCAAAAGGGGAATACAGATATGGGAAAAGTAACAACAATGAAAAAATGTGAAATGGAGAGCATTACACAACATACAGAAGAAAGAACAGTAACGACAACAAAATAATGCGATAACCGGAGCATAAAAAACACAGGTGATAACCGAAATCGAAGAATAAGAAACTACAAGAATATTGCTAATACTACTGCCAAGAAATAACATTATagacaaatcaaatcaaatcaggAAAACCAGTACTCAAAACTCCCAAATCTATGGAAGGGGGCCGACAGGAGTAAGAGTGGACCAATTTAGGCAGCACTATCAGGAATTCCTCACATTTGCATCCACAATCATCCATACTGATCTTTTCTCATCTTGACAAGTAACAATAGTATCACGAAGTATGGCTCGCTCAGCAGACAAGACACTGAGGGTTAAGTAGAAAGTTGTCTTCAACAGTGACAGGGGAGACATGATTAATATTATATCAGCAATAGTTGCGGAACTTTCTGCTGATCCATGGAAAATCCGCATACAATGACTACAACATATAAGCATCCAGAACTAAACTGTGACACGAGAGAGAAATAGCAGAGAAATACTACATTTAAAtgtcaagaaagaaaggttgtCTTAATATGTGAAATAATATAGGAGAAGTTTTTGTTATGACGGAAGTCATTTTCTAAGAAGGACATTTTCATAAGGAAGTCATATAATAGTGCTTGGTTACTGGGGGTAGGGGTGGGGAATGACTTCCCTCACTTATGGACGAAAACCATTTTCGTTACAACTATCTTAACTTTTAATTTCATATGACTTGCTCCAACCAACACTTGGACATAATTATTAATCTTTAGTACTCAAATTTAGGTAAAGCACTATCCAAATtgctaaaattattatttgtctTTGATATgtatttttccaaaaattatttttcactcACCTACCAAACACGAGAAAACATTTTCTGGGAAAATAATCGTCTGTGAAAAACATTTCCCTGAAAACATTTTCCATAAAATAATATCcgtcataccaaacacacttcAATCAAGGGGGCCTTAAGGGTTCTTACTACAAGGCCATTTTATTGAAAGATaacattttgaaaaattatattttattacacAATAAGACAGTTGTTTTCCCTACACCATATCTTATATACAAGGAAACCGAGAACTACAAAGATCATTACCATTTGAGACAATTAAATAGTCACAGTGAAAGTAAAATACCGTGATTCTTTCTGGAATTCAGATAAAAATCCATAGAAATCCCCAGCAGAACTCCATCCTCCATTTTCTCTACATCTTAGAAGGTATTCCATTGCCTAAAAGATTTTGAACAAACATAAATTAGGAAACAAACTATTGGACTGCGTTCAAGTTATAGGGATGCAAATATACTTGTCGGTAACCAATTGCTCGAGTAGCAGAATTCGAGTTTGGCAAAAGACCCACATCAAGAAGCCACCTTGCCTCAGTTAGAATTCCATCTGTTCCTGCAGTATGCACCATCATAATGAATTAATTAGGATCAAGGTATTCTAACTAAAGTTATCAAGGAACTAAAACGGAAAGCGCTTGttgaaagaaagatttttttttagttgAAGCAAAGATTGGTATGTCAAGGAACTACAAATCAAAGCACACTAGTCAACTCTTATAAGAAGAATTAACCTTTAGTAACAAAATGATCTCATATTGTCACTGATACTTATTTGAATTGTTCACAGTTCACTATCCAATTTCCAAAGAAAATGTATCTCCAGTTATTCAGAAGAAACTTTTCTGAAATGCATATCTTTAGATGATATCAAGAGTATGACgaaagagaaagaaaggatCAAATTACTTCATCTAGTCTTTCCAAAATGTGAGAAAAGAAAGGATCAAATTACTTCATCCAGATTCCAGTCTTGCCAAAATGTTACAAAACGAAGAAGGGCAGGCAGGAAGGAAGAGAAGCAGATAATTAGCCCTAGGTATCCTGATAACAGCAAAAACCCTAAGGCAGAAAAGAATGTACTTCCTAGAAGGCTTGTGAATAATGATAAGGAAAAGCAGAACATCACGATGCATAATTTGAGATGATAAATTTTACAGGTAGATTAATTCAAGAAGTAATACTGTGATTAAGAATTCTAAAACCTTGAAAGAATGTAAAACAAAGcaaattcatcataaaaatttcattaatCCTTTACCTAAGAGCATATCTTCACACCGAAAATCAATTGATCTATAGAGATCCAGCCTATTGGCGGAAAGGAAATAACAAAGAAAATCATACTCCAAATCCTTTATTTCATTCTGCCGCAATTTGTCAGCAGAAGTCTTGACATCAGCAGCATCTGCTTCACCTGAATCGAGCTGATCTCTGAAAGAATTATATGGTACTTCAAAAGCTGATGGAGGTGACCCAGTAGACTGCAAGCCAAAAGTATATTTAGTTTTTTCATCTAAATATAAACTGAACAGGCTGCGACAATCTGGACTGACAGTTGTGCACATCTCAATCCAGTCTCAACTATTTCATACCCAAAAGGAGCTCTTATAAAACCAATAGAAATTCTCTCCACAAGCACATCAATAGTTGACAAAAAAACACATATTCTCCCTGAAACCACA
This sequence is a window from Solanum dulcamara chromosome 10, daSolDulc1.2, whole genome shotgun sequence. Protein-coding genes within it:
- the LOC129870654 gene encoding tRNA dimethylallyltransferase 9 — translated: MMSTAGTGGVRMSSYLRLPYTAGTLLLPSKGHFFRRCLFTSCSASSTKKEKVIVISGPTGAGKSKLALELAKRLNGEIISADSVQVYRGLDVGSAKPSLAERKEVVHHLVDIVHPSEDYSVGQFFEEARQTTRDILDRGRVPIVAGGTGLYLRWFIYGKPDVPKASREIAAEVYSELASLQNDEDWDAAVQLLVKAGDTGAQSLPANDWYRLRRRLEIVKSTGSPPSAFEVPYNSFRDQLDSGEADAADVKTSADKLRQNEIKDLEYDFLCYFLSANRLDLYRSIDFRCEDMLLGTDGILTEARWLLDVGLLPNSNSATRAIGYRQAMEYLLRCRENGGWSSAGDFYGFLSEFQKESRNFAKRQMTWFRNEQIYEWIDASKPLEKVLSFICDSYNSQDGPLQMPESLRMRKDIRNPRQVAELKAYRTRNRHFIGREDCVDVLDWIKKIYDQPTESLC